GCATCGTCACCGGCCGGGACCTGGGCAGCGCCCAGGGCGGCCACTGTGACGCGCCCTGCCTGGGCTGGTCGTACGTCACCAACGAGGCGGTCTCGGACACCATCGCGCGGGTGCTGCCAGTGACGCTGAGCATCGTCATCCCGGCGGCGATCCTGTGGCTGCTGCTCGGTGTGGGGCTCGGCATGGTGTCGGCGCTGCGCCGGGGGACCTGGCTGGACCGGCTGGCCATCGGCTTCTCGCTGACCGGCGCCTCCCTGCAGCTCTACTTCGTCGGCGCGGTGCTGCTGCTGGTGTTCGTCTACAACCTGAAGCTGCTGCCGGTGCCCAGCTACACGTCCCTCTTCGACAACCCGTGGAAGTGGGCGAGCGGTCTGGTGCTCGCCTGGGTGTCGCTGGCCTTCCTGTTCTCCGCCATCTACGCCCGGCTGTCGCGGGCGCAGATGTTGGAGACCCTCTCCGAGGACTTCGTCCGCACCGCGCGGGCCAAGGGCCTGGCCAAACCCAAGGTGTACGGGCGGCACGCGCTGCGCGCGGCGATCACCCCGGTGGTGACGATCGCGGGCCTCGACGTGGGCGGTGCGCTCGGCGGCACGGTGATCACCGAGACCACGTTCGGCATCCAGGGGTTGGGGCGTACGGCGGTCGACGCCGTGCGCTCCGGCGACCTGCCCACGATCATGGCGACCGTGCTCATCGCCGCGGTCTTCGTGGTGCTGGCCAACGTGCTGGTCGACCTGCTCTACGCGGCCATCGACCCCCGGGTGCGGCTGCACTGAGCCCGGTGGGCGTCGGGTGCGTGTCGGCCGCCCGGCGGGCGGTGAAATTTATCGACAACTGTTACACAACTCGAAGGTTTTCTTCTTTACGATCCTCGGGACGTCGGCGGTTCCACCTCCGGCGGACCCGCACGACACATGGGTGGAGGAGGTACGAGATGCGACCACGCGTGGTGGCCGCCGCAGGCGGCGCGATCGCACTGGCTGTGGCATTGGGTGCGTGCTCGAAGAACACGGGCGAGGGCACCAACGTCGACACCAACCGCACGCAGACCGGGGTCATCGCGACCGACCCGAAGGAGTCGCAGGGTCCCGCGGCCGAGGTGCCCGGGGCGCAGAAGGGCGGCACCTTCACCATCATCCGGGAGACGGCCATCTCCCACCTCGACCCGCAGCGGACGTACTCGTTCGCCGGCCTGATGACCAACCCGCTCTTCGCCCGCTACCTCACCACCTGGAAGGACGACGGCAAGGGCGGTCTCGTCCTCGTCGGCGACCTGGCCGAGACGCCGGGCACCAACGTCAACAACGACTGCAAGGTCTGGGAATTCAAGGTCAAGGACGGGGTGAAGTTCGAGGACGGCCGCCCGATCACCGCCAAGGAGATCGCCTACGGCATCGCCCGCTCCTTCGACCCGGACCTCACCAGCGGCCCGACCTACCTCCAGCAGTGGCTGGCCGACAGCGCGGACTTCGACACGAAGTGGGACTTCAAGAAGAACAAGACGTCCCTGCCGCCGGGGCTGACCACGCCGGACGACAAGACGCTGCGCTTCGAGTTCGCCAAGCCGCGCTGTGACCTGCCGTTCGCCGTCTCGCTGCCGACCACCGCGCCGCTGCCGCCCGACAAGGACACCGGCGTCAACCTGGACACCCACCCGTTCTCGTCCGGGCCGTACAAGATCGCCAAGAACCAGGTCGGCGTGCAGCTCACCCTGGACCGCAACCCGAACTGGGACCCGAACACCGACCCGGTCCGGCACCAGTACCCGGACCAGTTCGTCTGGAGCTTCGGGCCGACCGCGGACGCCGCCAACAACCGGGTGATCGCCGACAACGGCGCCGACCAGAGCGCGCTCGCCTTCAACCCGGTGCCGGCCTCGCTCGTCGCGAAGGTGGCCGGCGACGCGTCGCTGAAGTCCCGCACGATCCTCTCGCCGACGCCGAGCGCCAACCAGCTGGTCATCAACAACCAGCGGGTCACCGACCTGAAGATCCGCCAGGCGCTCAACTACGCGATCGACCGAGAGGGCCTGATCAAGGCGATGGGCGGCCAGACCGTCGCCGCGCCGCTGACCACGCTGATGCCGCCGGCGACCATCGGCTTCAAGGCGTTCGACGCGTACCCGGCCGGTGCGAACGGCAACGTCGAGAAGGCCAAGGAACTGCTCGGCGGCCAGACGCCGGAGCTGGTCCTCGGCGTCGCCGACAACACGACCGAGCAGCTCCAGGGCACCCAGCTCAAGGCCAACCTGGAGCGGGCCGGCTTCAAGATCACGCTGCGGAACATCCCGGACGACGCGAAGCTCGACGAGATCAAGAAGAAGGACAACCCCTGGGACCTGTACATCGGTAACTGGGCGGCCGACTGGCCCAGCGGCGCCTCGATCCTGCCGGTGCTCTACGACGGCCGCTCCATCAAGGCCGAGGGCAACAGCAACCAGGCCTACTTCAACGACCCGGCGATCAACGCCGAGTTCGACCGGATCCTCGCGCTGGCCCCGGCCGAGCAGGGCCCCGAGTGGGCCAAGCTCGACGAGCGGATCATGAAGGAGCACGCCCCGGTCGTGCCGCTCTTCGTCGACGTGGCCTACCACGTGCACGGCTCCAAGGCCGGCGGGGTCTTCATCTCCAGCGTCTTCGGCTACCCGTCGTTCGTCAACGCGTACGTCAAGCAGTAACCGCACGGACGGGCCCCCGGTCGACAACGTCGTCGGCCGGGGGCCGCCGTGTCCCCGGGGCCACCCGTGCGGCCCTCCGCGTGCCGCCCGCCGTCCGCCCGCCCGTGCCCGGCGGCTTGGCTCACAGGTGCGTGCGGAGGAAGTCCAGCTCCAACCGGAGCAGCCGCTCGGCCGTGCCGCCCGCGGTCATGTGCGTGGCACCGGTCAGCGGCAGCACCGAGTGCGGTCGGCCGGACGCGAGCAGCGCGCCGGAGAGCCGCAGCGTGTGCGCGGCCACCACGTTGTCGTCGACCAGGCCGTGCACCAGCAGCAGCGGCCGGGCCTGGTCGGGACCGGTCACCGGCTCGGCGGCCAGCTCCACCAACGAGTGGTGGGCGTAGACGTCCGCGCCGTCCTCGGGCATCCCCAGGTATCGCTCGCTGTAGGCGGTGTCGTAGAGGGCCCAGTCGGTCACCGGAGCACCCACGATCCCGCAGCGGAACAGCTCCGGGTGCCGCAGCACCGCCAACCCGGCCAGCCAGCCCCCGAACGACCAGCCGCGCACGGCGACGCGTTCCAGGTCCAGGTCCGGGTGCTTGCCGGCCAGGGCGGTCAGCGCGTCCACCTGGTCCAGCAGGATCACGTCGGCCACCCGCCGGTGGATCGCCTTCTCGAACGACGGGGCGACCCCGGGCGTACCCCGGTTGTCCACCACCACCACGGCGAAGCCGGCGTCGGCCCACCACTGCCGCTCCAACCACGCCGCCCGGGCGGCCACCACCTCCTGGTGGCCCGGCCCGCCGTAGATGTCCAGCAGCACCGGCAGCCGGCGGCCCGTAACGTAGTTGTTGGGATAGAGCACCGCGGTGGGCAGCCGCCGGTCGGTCACCCGCTCCAGCAGCGGCAGCGGCGAGTAGGGCGGGTTCGCCGCGTGCGACACGAGCGTGCCGACCTCCCGGTCGCCCTGCCACACCGTCCAACGGACCCCGGCGTGGTCGAGGGAAGCGGCGCCCACCACCAGCACGTCGCCGCCGACCGCCGCCGTGTGCCAGCCCGAGTCGGTGGTCAACCGACGGGCGTCCACGCCGCCGCCGATCGAGGTACGCACCCGGAACAGGTGCCGCTCGCTCGGCTCCCCGTCGCTCGCCTCCACCAGCAGGTCGGCCGGGCCGGCGACGGCGGGCAGCCGCCCCACCACCCGCCGGACGTAGAGCGAGGGCGGGGTGAGCAGCGTGCCGTCGGCGAACAGGCAGCGCGCGTCGTACCCGTCGTGGGCCAGCTCGCCGCCGACCAGCACCCGACCGTCCGGGAGGTGGGCGGGGGTACCGGCGATCGGCTCGACCCAGCGCGGGTCGGCCAGCTCGGCGTGCACCTGCGTCTCACCGGTGCGCGGGTCCACCGCGAGCACCAGGCCGTGCTGCTGGGAGCGGCGCAGCACGGTGATCAGCGGGCCACCGTCGGCCCAGCTCACCGCCGTCAGGTACGGGTACGTCTCCCGGTCCCAGTGCACGTCGACCCAGCCGTCGTCGAGGTCGAGCAGGTGCAGGCTGACCTCCGCGTTGGGGCCGCCGGCCCGCGGGTAGGCGACGACGACCGGTGGGGTGGCCGGCTCGGACGGGTCGTGCAGGTGCCAGCGGTCCAGGCGGGACTCGTCCACCCGCGCGGCGAGCACCGACCGACCGTCCGGCGCCCACCAGTAGCCCCGGAACCGGCTGAACTCCTCGGCCGCGATGTGCTCGGCCAACCCCCAGGTGACCCCCGCGTCCTCCCCGGCGAGCAGGGTGTCCGTGCCGTCGGAGTGGATGACCCGCAGCTCCCCCCGGCGGACGCCCTCGGCGGCGTCCGTGACGTACGCCAGCCGCTCGCCGGTCGGGTCCGGACGCGGGTCGAGCACCGGCCCGATCGCGGCCACCTCGACCACGTCGCCGTGCACCAGGTCGGCCCGGAACAGTCGCCCGGCCAGGGCGAAGACCGCGATGCGGCCGGCGGCGTCCAGCGCGTACGAGCCGATGCCGGCGGCACTCAACCGCAGCCGCTCGCGCAGCGCCCGTTCCCCGGGGGAGAGGGCGGCCGGATCGGCGCCCTCGCCGAGCAGCACCGCCGGATCGGCCACCAGCCGCTCCTCGCCGGTGGCGACGTCCAGGAGCCACAGCGCGTCGGCCGGGTCCTCGGGCCCGGTGGACCGTAGGAAGATCACCCGGGAGCCGTCGTCGGCCACGGAGACGGCACGTGGCGCGCCGTGGCTGAACCGGCGGGTACGGGCGGCCAGCTCCGGATAGTCCACGGCCAGATCGTAAGTCGGCCACGGAGGTGATGTGGCCGACCTGGGTGGACGCGTCGAGGCCGACCGGGCGGAACCGCCGGATAGAGTGACGGGCGTGACGAAGCTGCCCGACCGCCGCCTGCTGCTGGTCCACGCGCACCCCGACGACGAGGCCATCGGCACCGGGGCCACCATGGCCCACTACGCCGCCGCCGGGGCCCACGTGACGCTGGTGACCTGCACGCTGGGCGAGGAGGGCGAGATCCACGTGCCGGAGCTGGCGCAGCTCGCCGCGGCCGAGGCCGACCAGCTGGGCGGCTACCGCATCGCCGAGCTGGCCGCCGCCTGCGCCGCCCTCGGGGTCACCGACCATCGCTTCCTCGGCGGCGCCGGCCGCTACCGCGACTCCGGCATGATGGGGCTGGCGACCAACGAGCACCCGCGGGCGTTCTGGCAGGCCGACCTGGACGAGGCCGCCGGTCACCTGGTCGAGGTCATGCGCGAGGTCCGACCGCAGGTCATGATCACGTACGACCCGAACGGCTTCTACGGGCACCCGGACCACATCCAGGCCCACCGGGTGGCGATGCGCGCGGCCGAGCTCGCCGCCGCCGAGGGTGTCGCCCCCGACAAGGTCTACTGGACGGCCATGCCGCTGAGCGTGCTGGAGGCCGGCATGGACCAGTTCACCGAGTCGTCCGACAACCCGTTCGCCGGCATCGAGGACATCACCGAGCTGCCCTTCGGCACGCCCGACGCCGAGATCGCCGCGCGGATCGACGGCACCGACCAGCACGCCGCGAAGCAGGCCGCGATGCGCGCCCACGCCACCCAGATCCCCGCGACCTCGTGGCTCTACACGATCGCCGGGAGCTTCGGCGGCGAGTTCATGGGCGTCGAATACTTCACCCTCGCGGTCGGCGAGAAGGGACCGGGCCGGGGCCCGTACGGCTGGGAGGACGACCTCTTCGCCGGGCTCTCCGACACCGGCCCGGACCGGACCCCGGTCGCGGCGGCCGGTCTTCGGTGACCCTGCCCGCCGCGCCGATGTCGGTCGTTCCCGACGAGACCAGCCCGCCGCCGGAGCGTCCGCCGTCGCGGGTGCTCGACGGCGGCCTTCGCGTCGCCGGCGGCGTGGTCGCGGTGGTCGCCGGGGTGGTCACCGCGGTGCTGGAGCTGCTGCTGGCCACCGTCCGCGTCGGCGGTCAGCTCATCGGGGTCTCGGTGCTGGTCGCGGTCGCCGCGAACATCGCGCTGAGCTGGTTCGCCCACCAGGCGGTCGGCCGCCGCTGGTCGGTGGCGCTGCCCGCGGTGCCCTGGTTCCTGCTGATGGCCGTGGCGGCCGTGCGGACCGCCGAGGGCGACCTCCTCCTCGCCGGCGACAACTGGGTCGGCCTGGTCATGATCGTGGCCGGGGCGATGACCTTCGCGGTCATGGGCTTCCGGCAGATCCTGGCGGTGCCGCCCACCCGGATCGGGGACTGACGGCACACAGGTTCAGGTGGTAGATATTCCTGCCAGAGAGGTCGCCCCGGGGTGGGCGGAACGGTGGGAGGTCGTGCGATGGACAAGCGGTGGCGCGGCATCGGGGTGCTCGCGGCGGCACTCTTCGCGGTCAACGTGGTCGCCCGGTTGATCATCCACTTCGGCTTCGAGGGCGACGACACCGCGGCCGACCGGGTGTCGCTCGGGATGTTCGTGGTGATCGGGCTGATCCTGGCCGGAGTCGCGGTCGTCTGGGGGCGGCGGCGCCCGCTCGGCGCGTGGGAGGCCGACACCGCGGCGGCGGTCGCGATCGCGCTGCTGCTGACCGTGCTGCTCGGCCCGCTGCTCGTCGGCGACAGCCCCTTCGCCGGTGGCGCGGGCACCTTCTTCGCACAGATCTGGCTCTACCTGGGCGCCACCGGCGTCGGCACGCTGATCGGCTACCTGGTCCTCACCGCCCTCGGCCGTGACCACCGCTCGCAGACCCTCAAGCGGTACGCCGAAGCCAAGGCCGCCAAGCCCCGCAAAGTGGTCCGCCGCTAACCCCACCCGCCGCGCCGCGCCGCGCGCCGCGCACCGCGCGCCGGCCCCTGCGATCTTGCAGTTTCGGCCCTGCCTGGACCGCTTTTGCCCAGATTTGCCGGGGCGGTAAGTGCAAGATCGCGGGCTGGAGGGGTGGGGGGTCAGCGGGGGGCGGCGCGGGTCAGGTAGGTGTGGTGGGTGGTGAACCCGAGGCCCTGGTAGAGGGCTACCGCGCCGGTGTTGCTCTGTTCGACCTGGAGGAAAGCGCGGGTCGCCCCGGTCGCCACGCCCCAGTCGGCCAGCGCCCGGATCATCCGGGCGGCCAGACCCTGCCGGCGGGCCGGCGGCAGCACCTCGATGAGGCTCAGCCCCAGCCAGCGCCCCGACCCGGTCACGGTGCCCCGGCCGATTCCGATCAGCGTTCCGTCGGCGTACGCGTGCGCGAAGCGAACCTCGTCCACGGCGGTGAGCACGTGGCGCGCGGCGTCCGGGAGGCCGCCCTTGCGTCCGGCCGCCACCGAAAGCCACTCGTCGCTCGGCGCGGTCGCCAGCTCCACCGCGGCGGCGCCGGCACGGGGCGGTGCGGACGGCAGGGGGAGTGGCGCGGTCTGGACCAGCACCGGCGGTCGGGTGGCCCAGCCTCGGGCGTCCAGTTCGGCGCCGACGGGCGCGGCGAGCGGCAGCGGGGTGTTGACCATGGGGGTGAGCCCGCGGTCGCGGTACCAGCTCTCGACCGCGTCCACCGCCGCCGGCAGTGGCCGGTCCGGGTCGCCGACCGGCAACGCGGAGTTGGCCCGCCCGGTCCATCCGTCGGCGGCGCGCAGCAGCCAGCCGCCCAACCGCCCGCGGGTCTGCGCCGGCCAGGCCTCGTCGGCGGCCAGCTCCAGCTCGGTCACCGCGGCCGCGGTCGGACGCCGGGTCGGTGGCACCCGCTTGGCCCGGTGCACCTCGTCCCGGGGCACCCGCAGCGGACCCTGCGCGGTGGCGAGCGTGAGATGGCTCTCGCTCAGCTCGACCAGCTCGCCGAGGGCGTCGGAGAAGAGCGGCCGGCCTTCGCGAATCCCCACAATCCGGCGAACCACGATCCGGTGTCCCACATCCTGCTGACCCAGCACGATCGACCCCCTCCCCGGCGAGATACTAGGCTCTTACCGTCGCGGGAGATCGCGGCGCGTCTTGCGGAGGAGAAGACCGGTGACCTACATCATCGCCGAGCCGTGCGTGGATGTGCTCGACAAGGCATGCATCGAGGAGTGCCCGGTCGACTGCATTTACGAGGGCAACCGGATGCTCTACATCCACCCCGACGAGTGCGTCGACTGTGGTGCCTGTGAGCCCGTGTGCCCGGTCGAGGCGATCTTCTACGAGGACGACGTCCCGGAGCAGTGGAAGGACTACACCGGCGCCAACTACGAGTTCTTCGAGGACCTGGGCTCGCCCGGTGGCGCCTCGAAGATCGGCAAGGTGGAGAAGGACGCGGCGTTCGTCGCCGCCCAGCCGCCGCGCGGTGAGGGCCACTGAACCGGCCCGAGCCGGTCTCGGCACGTCTGCCCGAGTTCACCTGGGACACCCTGGACGCCGCGGCCACCCTGGCCGCGGCGCACCCGGAGGGCCTGATCAACCTCTCCATGGGCACGCCGGTCGACCCGGTGCCCGAGGTGATCCGGCAGGCGCTCGCTGACGCGTCCGACGCCCCCGGCTATCCGCTCACCGCCGGCACTCCCGCCCTGCGGGCGGCGATCAGCGCCTGGGTCGCCCGGGCGTGCGGCGCCGGGGTCGACGGTCTCGGCGTGCTGCCGAGCATCGGCTCGAAGGAGTTGGTCGCCTGGCTGCCCACGCTGCTCGGCGTCGGCCCGGGCGACGTGGTGGTCGTGCCGTCGATCGCCTACCCGACCTACGAGGACGGTGCCCGACTGGCCGGCGCCACCGTCGTCCGCGCCGACTCGCTGACCGCGGTCGGCCCGACCTCACGGGTCCGGCTGGTCTGGGTCAACTCGCCCGGCAACCCGACCGGTCGGGTGCTGCCCGCGACCCACCTGCGCAAGGTGGTCGACTGGGCCCGGGAACGCGGCGCCGTGGTCGCCAGCGACGAGTGCTACCTGCCACTCGGCTGGTCCGCCGAGCCCGTGTCGGTGCTCTCGCCGGAGGTGTCCGGCGGCTCGTACGAGGGCGTGCTCGCCCTGCACTCGCTCTCCAAGCGCTCCAACCTCGCCGGCTACCGGGCCGGGTTCGTCGCCGGTGACCCCGCGCTCGTGGCCGAGCTGCTGAAGGTGCGCAAGCACGCCGGCATGATCGTGCCCGCCCCGGTGCAGGCGGCGATGGTCGCGGCGCTCCAGGACGAACGACACGCCGACGAGCAGCGGGAGCGTTACCGGGCGCGCCGGGAGGCGCTCCACGCCGCGTTCACCGCGGCCGGGTTCACGATCGAGGACTCCGAGGCCGGACTCTACCTGTGGATGACTCGCGGTGAGGACTGCTGGAAGACGGTCGACTGGCTGGCCCGGCGTGGCATCCTGGTCGCCGCCGGAGCGTTCTACGGCCCGGCCGGCGGCCAGCA
This genomic stretch from Micromonospora krabiensis harbors:
- a CDS encoding ABC transporter permease — translated: MARFLIKRLFSATLTLFAVSVLTFLMFFALPRDPVTGMCPKNCSPERLERVREELGLNDPLVAQYAGYMKGIVTGRDLGSAQGGHCDAPCLGWSYVTNEAVSDTIARVLPVTLSIVIPAAILWLLLGVGLGMVSALRRGTWLDRLAIGFSLTGASLQLYFVGAVLLLVFVYNLKLLPVPSYTSLFDNPWKWASGLVLAWVSLAFLFSAIYARLSRAQMLETLSEDFVRTARAKGLAKPKVYGRHALRAAITPVVTIAGLDVGGALGGTVITETTFGIQGLGRTAVDAVRSGDLPTIMATVLIAAVFVVLANVLVDLLYAAIDPRVRLH
- a CDS encoding ABC transporter substrate-binding protein, producing the protein MRPRVVAAAGGAIALAVALGACSKNTGEGTNVDTNRTQTGVIATDPKESQGPAAEVPGAQKGGTFTIIRETAISHLDPQRTYSFAGLMTNPLFARYLTTWKDDGKGGLVLVGDLAETPGTNVNNDCKVWEFKVKDGVKFEDGRPITAKEIAYGIARSFDPDLTSGPTYLQQWLADSADFDTKWDFKKNKTSLPPGLTTPDDKTLRFEFAKPRCDLPFAVSLPTTAPLPPDKDTGVNLDTHPFSSGPYKIAKNQVGVQLTLDRNPNWDPNTDPVRHQYPDQFVWSFGPTADAANNRVIADNGADQSALAFNPVPASLVAKVAGDASLKSRTILSPTPSANQLVINNQRVTDLKIRQALNYAIDREGLIKAMGGQTVAAPLTTLMPPATIGFKAFDAYPAGANGNVEKAKELLGGQTPELVLGVADNTTEQLQGTQLKANLERAGFKITLRNIPDDAKLDEIKKKDNPWDLYIGNWAADWPSGASILPVLYDGRSIKAEGNSNQAYFNDPAINAEFDRILALAPAEQGPEWAKLDERIMKEHAPVVPLFVDVAYHVHGSKAGGVFISSVFGYPSFVNAYVKQ
- a CDS encoding S9 family peptidase, with translation MDYPELAARTRRFSHGAPRAVSVADDGSRVIFLRSTGPEDPADALWLLDVATGEERLVADPAVLLGEGADPAALSPGERALRERLRLSAAGIGSYALDAAGRIAVFALAGRLFRADLVHGDVVEVAAIGPVLDPRPDPTGERLAYVTDAAEGVRRGELRVIHSDGTDTLLAGEDAGVTWGLAEHIAAEEFSRFRGYWWAPDGRSVLAARVDESRLDRWHLHDPSEPATPPVVVAYPRAGGPNAEVSLHLLDLDDGWVDVHWDRETYPYLTAVSWADGGPLITVLRRSQQHGLVLAVDPRTGETQVHAELADPRWVEPIAGTPAHLPDGRVLVGGELAHDGYDARCLFADGTLLTPPSLYVRRVVGRLPAVAGPADLLVEASDGEPSERHLFRVRTSIGGGVDARRLTTDSGWHTAAVGGDVLVVGAASLDHAGVRWTVWQGDREVGTLVSHAANPPYSPLPLLERVTDRRLPTAVLYPNNYVTGRRLPVLLDIYGGPGHQEVVAARAAWLERQWWADAGFAVVVVDNRGTPGVAPSFEKAIHRRVADVILLDQVDALTALAGKHPDLDLERVAVRGWSFGGWLAGLAVLRHPELFRCGIVGAPVTDWALYDTAYSERYLGMPEDGADVYAHHSLVELAAEPVTGPDQARPLLLVHGLVDDNVVAAHTLRLSGALLASGRPHSVLPLTGATHMTAGGTAERLLRLELDFLRTHL
- the mshB gene encoding N-acetyl-1-D-myo-inositol-2-amino-2-deoxy-alpha-D-glucopyranoside deacetylase, producing the protein MTGVTKLPDRRLLLVHAHPDDEAIGTGATMAHYAAAGAHVTLVTCTLGEEGEIHVPELAQLAAAEADQLGGYRIAELAAACAALGVTDHRFLGGAGRYRDSGMMGLATNEHPRAFWQADLDEAAGHLVEVMREVRPQVMITYDPNGFYGHPDHIQAHRVAMRAAELAAAEGVAPDKVYWTAMPLSVLEAGMDQFTESSDNPFAGIEDITELPFGTPDAEIAARIDGTDQHAAKQAAMRAHATQIPATSWLYTIAGSFGGEFMGVEYFTLAVGEKGPGRGPYGWEDDLFAGLSDTGPDRTPVAAAGLR
- a CDS encoding GNAT family N-acetyltransferase — its product is MLGQQDVGHRIVVRRIVGIREGRPLFSDALGELVELSESHLTLATAQGPLRVPRDEVHRAKRVPPTRRPTAAAVTELELAADEAWPAQTRGRLGGWLLRAADGWTGRANSALPVGDPDRPLPAAVDAVESWYRDRGLTPMVNTPLPLAAPVGAELDARGWATRPPVLVQTAPLPLPSAPPRAGAAAVELATAPSDEWLSVAAGRKGGLPDAARHVLTAVDEVRFAHAYADGTLIGIGRGTVTGSGRWLGLSLIEVLPPARRQGLAARMIRALADWGVATGATRAFLQVEQSNTGAVALYQGLGFTTHHTYLTRAAPR
- the fdxA gene encoding ferredoxin gives rise to the protein MTYIIAEPCVDVLDKACIEECPVDCIYEGNRMLYIHPDECVDCGACEPVCPVEAIFYEDDVPEQWKDYTGANYEFFEDLGSPGGASKIGKVEKDAAFVAAQPPRGEGH
- the dapC gene encoding succinyldiaminopimelate transaminase encodes the protein MNRPEPVSARLPEFTWDTLDAAATLAAAHPEGLINLSMGTPVDPVPEVIRQALADASDAPGYPLTAGTPALRAAISAWVARACGAGVDGLGVLPSIGSKELVAWLPTLLGVGPGDVVVVPSIAYPTYEDGARLAGATVVRADSLTAVGPTSRVRLVWVNSPGNPTGRVLPATHLRKVVDWARERGAVVASDECYLPLGWSAEPVSVLSPEVSGGSYEGVLALHSLSKRSNLAGYRAGFVAGDPALVAELLKVRKHAGMIVPAPVQAAMVAALQDERHADEQRERYRARREALHAAFTAAGFTIEDSEAGLYLWMTRGEDCWKTVDWLARRGILVAAGAFYGPAGGQHVRVALTESDEHVAAVAGRLAQP